The following proteins come from a genomic window of Nocardioides albertanoniae:
- a CDS encoding WXG100 family type VII secretion target: MSEEIVVNHGQMGNITDILLKGVAEMDRELDGLESQILKLQQDFTGEAANAYNQAQARWNASIRELAFSLDKSSKFVNEAGAEMHNADRRGAAGLGG; the protein is encoded by the coding sequence ATGAGCGAAGAAATTGTCGTAAACCACGGACAGATGGGCAACATCACCGACATCCTGCTCAAGGGCGTGGCGGAGATGGACCGCGAGCTCGACGGGCTGGAGAGCCAGATCCTGAAGCTCCAGCAGGACTTCACCGGTGAGGCGGCGAACGCCTACAACCAGGCTCAGGCCAGGTGGAACGCGAGCATCCGCGAGCTTGCCTTCTCGCTGGACAAGAGCAGCAAGTTCGTGAACGAGGCCGGCGCTGAGATGCACAACGCCGACCGACGCGGCGCGGCCGGTCTCGGCGGCTGA
- a CDS encoding WXG100 family type VII secretion target: protein MSSEIKQGQAINTAVGFIEETKQKLDSINSRTVTEAQSAGSSGWKGAGGTSFQQLMNTYNDKAREITKALDLLTQGLTNARRLGSDADQDVASQSSAIAGQVEGTKYTF from the coding sequence ATGAGCAGTGAGATCAAGCAAGGCCAGGCGATCAACACCGCCGTCGGCTTCATCGAAGAGACCAAGCAGAAGCTGGACAGCATCAACTCCCGCACTGTCACCGAGGCTCAGTCGGCTGGATCCTCGGGGTGGAAGGGCGCTGGCGGCACCTCGTTCCAGCAGCTCATGAACACCTACAACGACAAGGCCCGTGAGATCACCAAGGCGCTCGACCTGCTCACGCAGGGTCTGACGAACGCTCGCAGGCTCGGTTCCGACGCTGACCAGGACGTTGCTTCGCAGAGCAGCGCCATCGCCGGTCAGGTCGAGGGCACCAAGTACACGTTCTGA
- a CDS encoding protein kinase domain-containing protein yields MIGPYRLEQQVASNDMAVVYRATDTRLNRAVAVKVLLGQTARDPEFVSRFNKQASLMAKLDSPHILGVYTSGRTSDGAPYLVSQYADGGDLASLLKTKRRLRGALAADICAQIADGLAAIHSPEVGVVHSDVKPSNILLRDSNEPPYAYLSDFAAARAHDSATARPGIHSGAWDYLAPERAMGASASPASDLYSLGCLFYELVTGTVPFTGANDVETAMAHSSQEIPVLPGRDDFTLQANDLLSGQGGLLVKDPAQRTSDAVRVRDRFAAMAGRQMGFASGADVTLKRAKTKWWIAAAAAVAVVAAGGTAVGITLSTTDSPAEPEPAVRGDVTGDGKGDLVLRSGPFHLFASAGDNDPATSFASTGKGFEKATTKGLGSGNLIGDLDADGRADVIKVSGVGSQFNVDSNAKNQPDGAIQVPAAGKRLAMFCDDFNGDGRDDMAMISIGNGKKLPAEDEDLGKLTDLKMHVTVMLSKADNTWAKSTEWFTTTWKGTAWDVNFTVGDVDGDKKADIAFGGNQRSPAVATMLMSTGTKFEKAQMKDPGPWVAEATSSVIFADVDGDGKEEAVVYEGSDIRVYAYDAAEETFVHRKSWETAVPVTVDDDVIGPDYPAVADLNGDGRDDLVLPLREVGGDYKHVNEASVLIAGKDKFTAEMWKMPGADEVATGPVLRNGSNNNGTGH; encoded by the coding sequence ATGATCGGTCCCTACCGGCTCGAGCAGCAGGTGGCGTCCAACGACATGGCGGTCGTCTACCGAGCGACGGACACCCGGCTCAACCGGGCGGTCGCGGTCAAGGTGCTCCTCGGGCAGACCGCCCGCGACCCCGAGTTCGTCTCGCGCTTCAACAAGCAGGCCTCGTTGATGGCCAAGCTCGACTCGCCCCACATCCTGGGCGTCTACACCAGCGGCCGCACGAGCGACGGCGCGCCCTACCTGGTCTCCCAGTACGCCGATGGCGGCGACCTCGCTTCGCTGCTCAAGACGAAGCGTCGCCTCCGTGGCGCGCTGGCCGCTGACATCTGTGCCCAGATCGCCGACGGGCTGGCGGCGATCCACTCGCCCGAGGTCGGGGTGGTGCACAGCGACGTGAAGCCGTCCAACATCCTCCTGCGCGACAGCAACGAGCCGCCGTACGCCTATCTCTCCGACTTCGCGGCAGCACGGGCTCACGACTCCGCGACCGCGAGGCCCGGGATCCACTCGGGCGCGTGGGACTACCTGGCGCCCGAGCGTGCGATGGGTGCGTCGGCTTCGCCGGCGAGCGACCTGTATTCGCTGGGCTGCCTCTTCTACGAGCTGGTCACTGGCACCGTGCCGTTCACCGGGGCCAACGACGTCGAGACCGCGATGGCTCACAGCTCTCAGGAGATCCCCGTCCTGCCGGGACGCGACGACTTCACGCTGCAGGCCAACGACCTGCTCTCCGGTCAGGGCGGGCTGCTCGTCAAGGATCCTGCCCAACGCACCAGCGACGCGGTGCGGGTGCGCGACCGCTTCGCGGCGATGGCAGGGCGCCAGATGGGCTTCGCCTCCGGTGCTGACGTCACCCTCAAACGTGCCAAGACCAAGTGGTGGATCGCCGCGGCAGCGGCTGTTGCCGTCGTCGCCGCGGGAGGCACAGCGGTCGGGATCACCCTGTCGACCACCGATTCTCCGGCCGAGCCCGAACCCGCCGTACGCGGTGACGTGACCGGCGACGGGAAGGGCGATCTGGTGCTCCGAAGCGGTCCGTTCCACCTCTTCGCCTCCGCTGGCGACAACGATCCCGCGACGTCGTTCGCCTCGACCGGCAAGGGCTTCGAGAAGGCCACCACCAAGGGCCTCGGCTCCGGCAACCTGATCGGTGACCTGGATGCCGACGGCCGCGCAGACGTCATCAAGGTCTCGGGTGTCGGATCGCAGTTCAACGTCGACTCCAACGCGAAGAACCAGCCCGACGGCGCCATCCAGGTGCCTGCCGCGGGCAAGCGCCTGGCCATGTTCTGCGACGACTTCAACGGTGACGGCCGCGACGACATGGCGATGATCTCCATCGGCAACGGGAAGAAGCTGCCCGCCGAGGACGAGGATCTGGGCAAGCTCACAGACCTGAAGATGCACGTCACCGTCATGCTCAGCAAGGCCGACAACACCTGGGCCAAGTCCACCGAGTGGTTCACGACCACCTGGAAGGGCACCGCGTGGGACGTCAACTTCACCGTCGGTGACGTCGACGGAGACAAGAAGGCCGACATCGCCTTCGGCGGCAATCAGCGATCCCCGGCCGTGGCCACGATGCTGATGAGCACCGGCACGAAGTTTGAGAAGGCGCAGATGAAAGATCCCGGTCCCTGGGTCGCCGAGGCCACGAGCTCGGTGATCTTCGCCGACGTCGACGGTGACGGAAAAGAGGAGGCGGTCGTCTACGAGGGATCTGACATCCGCGTCTACGCCTATGACGCCGCCGAGGAGACGTTCGTCCATCGGAAGTCCTGGGAGACCGCAGTCCCTGTCACCGTCGACGACGACGTCATCGGGCCCGACTATCCTGCCGTCGCCGACCTCAACGGCGACGGTCGTGATGACCTGGTCCTCCCGCTCAGAGAAGTCGGCGGAGACTACAAGCACGTCAACGAGGCGTCGGTCCTGATTGCCGGTAAGGACAAGTTCACCGCGGAGATGTGGAAGATGCCGGGCGCGGACGAGGTCGCCACGGGTCCTGTCCTGCGGAACGGGTCCAACAACAACGGCACCGGGCACTGA
- the eccCa gene encoding type VII secretion protein EccCa, with amino-acid sequence MTIAATAGGTRTEEPEVPEGELALNPPPAIEDGEGVGGVLMNAIPMLGSLGSIVLVATMQPAAGAGGGVPIQKYLAAGMFLFATLGFIFVQIDRQRKQKQKQVGGQRTDYLRYLAGIRKSARKAGEQQRKALTWHYPAPTSLPAIAEERSRLWERPNTHKRYLDVRYGVAHQPLALTLRPPEQTPIDQVDPASASALHRLLTVHRIQPDLPAATNLRGFDKMEICGNEDQARALARALICGMTTFHSPEQLVVAVLTSERNLAEWDWVKWLPHAQSGREVDAVGPRRMVVTNINDLGALLPTEVGERARWGTDDRIPTPQVVVLVDGGSVPPGNHVLPDDGIQGVTVIDLPTHWDELFDSSRVRFLIDDEEPDENNTVSGYQVRVRMDPVRLRVDQMTLADAEAYARRLTALYTVAPEGSDAAAETPQDTEIAAPKDYMALLGLGDVRSFDPEIAWRPRANRDRLRVPVGVGEAGQQVYMDIKESAQQGMGPHGLVIGATGSGKSEFLRTLVLGLVLTHPPEVLNLVLVDFKGGATFAGMAGMPHVSAVITNLEGELTLVDRMQDALSGEMTRRQELLREAGNFSSLKDYEKARTQDPSLDPMPSLFIVVDEFSEMLSAKPEFIDLFVAIGRLGRSLGIHLLLASQRLEEGRLRGLDSHLSYRVGLRTFSAQESRTVLGVPDAYELPAIPGLGYLKPDPTNMQRFRAAYVSGPPAAGSRIRRDEGGKLQGIYPFSVAEVKQLALPVEEDEAPAAPVVDEDGVQKSMLDIAVDRMVGHGTPAHQVWLPPLDVPDTLDSLMPDLTTDPDLGLHSPAWKRLGGLIVPLGIVDKPREQLRDTLTIDLRGAAGHVAVIGAPRTGKSTLMRTILTSMSLTMTPQEVQFFVLDFGGGTFAPLTKLPHVAGVGTRAEPDVVRRVLAEVSGIIDRREAYFRAQGIDSIETYRTRRARGQADDGWGDVFLVIDGWGTLRADFDDLEYAIQELAPRGLTFGVHIVAAAGRWAEFRSSMRDVFGTKLELRLGDPMDSELDRKLAALVPTGRPGRGIVKEKLHYLSALPRVDGDSSPGTLGDGVDDLITRVSAAWQGPAGPKLRLLPEKIAIERVREQAGVTEEEPGKRLLLGINEKELAPVGLNPATEPHLLVFGDGQSGKSAMLRNIAREIMRTHTPKEAQIAVVDYRRSLLGEIPDDYQVGYLTSATQATPTLKDLADYMSKRIPGPDVTPEELRNRSWWTGADLFVLVDDYDLVSTQQGSPLAPLQPLMAQAGDVGLHVIIARRSGGASRSLYESVIQSMRDLAMPGLLLSGSPDEGPLLGNLRPVPTNPGRGRLITRDRGIEVVQLAWSESSV; translated from the coding sequence GTGACGATCGCTGCGACTGCCGGCGGCACCCGCACCGAGGAGCCCGAGGTCCCCGAAGGGGAGCTCGCCCTCAACCCGCCACCGGCCATCGAGGACGGCGAGGGCGTCGGCGGCGTGCTGATGAACGCCATCCCCATGCTCGGCAGCCTCGGCTCGATCGTGCTGGTGGCGACCATGCAGCCCGCGGCGGGCGCGGGCGGCGGCGTACCGATCCAGAAGTATCTCGCAGCGGGCATGTTCCTCTTCGCGACGCTCGGCTTCATCTTCGTGCAGATCGACCGGCAGCGGAAGCAGAAGCAGAAGCAGGTCGGCGGTCAGCGCACCGACTATCTCCGCTATCTGGCAGGCATCCGCAAGTCGGCCCGCAAGGCCGGCGAGCAGCAGCGCAAGGCGCTGACCTGGCACTATCCCGCGCCGACGTCGCTGCCCGCGATCGCCGAGGAGCGCAGCCGGCTGTGGGAGCGGCCCAACACCCACAAGCGCTACCTCGACGTACGTTACGGCGTGGCGCACCAGCCCCTGGCCCTCACGCTGAGGCCGCCCGAGCAGACGCCGATCGACCAGGTCGACCCGGCCTCGGCGAGCGCGCTGCACCGGCTTCTGACTGTGCACCGGATCCAGCCCGACCTGCCCGCGGCGACCAACCTGCGCGGCTTCGACAAGATGGAGATCTGCGGCAACGAAGACCAGGCCAGGGCGCTCGCCAGGGCGCTGATCTGCGGGATGACGACCTTCCACTCCCCCGAGCAGCTGGTCGTCGCCGTGCTCACCTCCGAGCGCAACCTGGCCGAGTGGGACTGGGTCAAGTGGCTCCCCCACGCGCAGAGCGGCCGCGAGGTCGACGCCGTGGGCCCGCGGCGCATGGTGGTCACCAACATCAACGACCTCGGCGCGCTGCTTCCGACCGAGGTCGGCGAGCGCGCCCGGTGGGGCACCGACGACCGGATCCCCACGCCGCAGGTGGTGGTGCTCGTCGACGGCGGCAGCGTGCCGCCGGGCAACCACGTGCTGCCCGACGACGGCATCCAGGGCGTCACCGTCATCGACCTACCGACGCACTGGGACGAGCTCTTCGACTCCAGCCGAGTGCGGTTCCTGATCGACGACGAGGAGCCCGACGAGAACAACACGGTCTCCGGCTATCAGGTGCGCGTACGCATGGACCCGGTGCGTCTGCGCGTGGACCAGATGACGTTGGCCGACGCCGAGGCCTACGCTCGGCGCCTGACCGCGCTCTACACGGTGGCACCGGAGGGCTCCGACGCGGCCGCCGAGACCCCGCAGGACACCGAGATCGCCGCCCCGAAGGACTACATGGCGCTGCTCGGTCTGGGTGACGTACGCTCCTTCGACCCGGAGATCGCCTGGCGCCCGCGCGCCAACCGTGACCGGCTGCGGGTGCCGGTGGGTGTCGGCGAGGCCGGCCAGCAGGTCTACATGGACATCAAGGAATCGGCCCAGCAGGGCATGGGGCCGCACGGTCTCGTCATCGGTGCGACCGGCTCCGGCAAGTCGGAGTTCCTCCGCACCCTGGTGCTCGGGCTGGTGCTCACCCACCCGCCCGAGGTGCTCAACCTGGTGCTGGTCGACTTCAAGGGTGGTGCGACCTTCGCCGGCATGGCCGGCATGCCGCACGTCTCCGCGGTGATCACCAACCTCGAGGGCGAGCTCACCCTGGTCGACCGTATGCAGGACGCGCTCTCCGGTGAGATGACCCGGCGCCAGGAGCTGCTGCGCGAGGCCGGCAACTTCTCCTCGCTGAAGGACTACGAGAAGGCGCGCACGCAGGACCCGTCGCTGGATCCGATGCCGTCGCTGTTCATCGTGGTCGACGAGTTCTCCGAGATGCTCTCGGCTAAGCCCGAGTTCATCGACCTCTTCGTCGCGATCGGTCGCCTGGGTCGATCCCTCGGCATCCACCTGCTGCTCGCCTCGCAGCGGCTCGAGGAGGGTCGCCTGCGCGGGCTCGACTCCCACCTCTCCTACCGCGTCGGTCTGCGTACGTTCTCCGCTCAGGAGTCGCGGACCGTGCTCGGGGTGCCCGACGCCTACGAGCTGCCGGCCATCCCGGGCCTGGGTTATCTGAAGCCCGACCCGACCAACATGCAGCGGTTCCGGGCGGCGTACGTCTCCGGGCCGCCGGCCGCCGGGTCGCGGATCCGTCGCGACGAGGGCGGGAAGCTGCAGGGCATCTACCCGTTCTCCGTCGCCGAGGTGAAGCAGCTGGCGCTCCCGGTCGAGGAGGACGAGGCGCCCGCGGCACCGGTGGTCGACGAGGACGGCGTGCAGAAGTCGATGCTCGACATCGCCGTCGACCGGATGGTCGGCCACGGCACGCCCGCCCACCAGGTCTGGCTGCCGCCGCTCGACGTGCCCGACACGCTCGACTCGCTGATGCCCGACCTGACCACCGACCCCGACCTGGGCCTCCACTCGCCGGCCTGGAAGCGCCTCGGCGGCCTGATCGTGCCGCTCGGCATCGTCGACAAGCCGCGTGAGCAGCTGCGCGACACGCTCACCATCGACCTGCGCGGTGCGGCCGGACACGTCGCCGTCATCGGCGCTCCGCGCACCGGCAAGTCGACCCTGATGCGCACGATCCTCACCTCGATGTCGCTGACGATGACGCCGCAGGAAGTGCAGTTCTTCGTGCTCGACTTCGGCGGCGGCACGTTCGCGCCGCTGACCAAGCTCCCCCACGTCGCCGGTGTCGGCACGCGTGCCGAGCCCGATGTCGTACGCCGCGTGCTGGCCGAGGTCTCCGGCATCATCGACCGCCGCGAGGCCTACTTCCGGGCGCAGGGCATCGACTCGATCGAGACCTACCGCACCCGCCGCGCCCGCGGCCAGGCCGACGACGGCTGGGGCGACGTCTTCCTCGTCATCGACGGCTGGGGCACCCTGCGTGCCGACTTCGACGACCTCGAGTACGCCATCCAGGAGCTCGCTCCGCGAGGCCTCACCTTCGGTGTCCACATCGTCGCCGCGGCCGGTCGCTGGGCAGAGTTCCGCTCCTCGATGCGCGACGTCTTCGGCACCAAGCTCGAGCTGCGGCTCGGTGACCCGATGGACTCCGAGCTCGACCGCAAGCTGGCCGCGCTGGTGCCGACCGGACGCCCCGGTCGAGGCATCGTGAAGGAGAAGCTGCACTACCTCAGCGCGCTGCCGCGGGTGGACGGCGACAGCTCCCCCGGCACCCTCGGCGACGGGGTCGACGACCTGATCACCCGGGTCTCAGCCGCCTGGCAGGGGCCCGCCGGGCCCAAGCTGCGACTGCTTCCCGAGAAGATCGCGATCGAACGAGTCCGCGAGCAGGCCGGAGTCACCGAGGAGGAGCCCGGAAAGCGACTTCTTCTCGGCATCAACGAGAAGGAGCTGGCCCCGGTAGGCCTCAACCCCGCCACCGAGCCACACCTGCTCGTCTTCGGAGACGGCCAGTCCGGCAAGTCCGCGATGCTGCGCAACATCGCCCGCGAGATCATGCGGACCCACACGCCGAAGGAAGCCCAGATCGCGGTCGTCGACTACCGACGCTCGCTGCTCGGGGAGATCCCGGACGACTACCAGGTCGGCTACCTGACCTCGGCGACCCAGGCGACTCCCACGCTGAAGGATCTGGCGGACTACATGTCCAAGCGGATTCCTGGGCCCGACGTCACACCCGAGGAGCTGCGCAACCGATCGTGGTGGACGGGCGCGGACCTGTTCGTCCTGGTCGACGACTATGACCTCGTCTCGACCCAACAGGGCTCGCCGCTGGCTCCCCTGCAGCCGCTGATGGCCCAGGCCGGAGACGTCGGGCTCCACGTGATCATCGCCCGTCGCTCGGGTGGTGCCTCGCGGTCGCTCTACGAGTCGGTGATCCAGTCGATGCGCGACCTGGCCATGCCGGGGCTGCTTCTCTCCGGCAGCCCCGACGAGGGCCCGCTGCTCGGCAACCTGCGTCCGGTGCCGACGAACCCCGGTCGTGGTCGACTGATCACGCGCGACCGCGGCATCGAGGTCGTCCAGCTGGCGTGGAGTGAGTCTTCCGTCTAG